The following are encoded together in the Streptomyces sp. NBC_00358 genome:
- a CDS encoding DUF4349 domain-containing protein, whose product MCLVTALALTGCGASGTGSAADSKADAPVARGANEAGAGKAVPGAAGSDGSGGRRAAPTQVTANTIIRTASLTVVVKDVPKALDDARATAETAGGYIGDETTTRDGAGHERTHVVLRVPTERYDQVLADLEGTGKVVDRQAKAQDVTDQVVDVESRVKSQRASVARVRELMDKATKLSDVVTLEGELSSREADLEALLSRQASLKDRTSLATITLSLSETPVKKAEKKHEDPGFLDALSGGWTVLVTVVRWLALAIGAVLPFAAAVALIALVWLRLVRPRLPRRPSPAVAPGPYPTVAPGPSGGPAAAPAPSPVPASRPSPEGGEEH is encoded by the coding sequence ATGTGTCTCGTCACCGCGCTCGCGCTGACCGGATGCGGCGCCAGCGGCACGGGTAGCGCCGCCGACAGCAAGGCGGACGCCCCTGTCGCACGCGGTGCGAACGAGGCCGGCGCGGGGAAGGCGGTCCCGGGTGCCGCGGGGAGCGACGGTTCGGGCGGCCGCAGGGCGGCCCCGACCCAGGTGACCGCGAACACCATCATCCGCACCGCCTCCCTGACCGTCGTGGTCAAGGACGTGCCCAAGGCCCTCGACGACGCCCGCGCCACGGCCGAGACCGCCGGCGGCTACATCGGCGACGAGACCACCACGCGCGACGGCGCGGGCCACGAGCGCACCCACGTCGTCCTGCGGGTGCCCACCGAACGGTACGACCAGGTGCTCGCCGATCTGGAGGGCACCGGCAAGGTCGTCGACCGGCAGGCCAAGGCGCAGGACGTCACCGATCAGGTCGTGGACGTGGAGAGCCGCGTGAAGTCTCAGCGCGCGAGCGTGGCCCGGGTCCGCGAACTGATGGACAAGGCGACCAAACTCAGCGATGTGGTCACCCTGGAAGGGGAGTTGAGCAGCCGGGAGGCCGATCTGGAGGCGCTGCTCTCCCGGCAGGCGTCGCTGAAGGACCGTACGAGCCTGGCCACGATCACGCTCTCGCTGTCCGAGACCCCGGTGAAGAAGGCGGAGAAGAAGCACGAGGACCCGGGCTTCCTGGACGCGCTCTCCGGCGGCTGGACCGTGCTGGTCACCGTGGTGCGCTGGCTGGCCCTGGCGATCGGGGCGGTGCTCCCCTTCGCTGCGGCAGTGGCCCTGATCGCCCTGGTGTGGCTGCGTCTCGTACGTCCCCGGCTGCCCCGCCGCCCGTCACCCGCCGTTGCTCCGGGCCCGTATCCGACCGTGGCTCCGGGCCCGTCCGGCGGTCCCGCCGCCGCTCCGGCGCCATCACCGGTTCCGGCCTCGCGGCCGTCGCCGGAAGGCGGCGAGGAGCACTGA
- the hemG gene encoding protoporphyrinogen oxidase, translated as MREEDTRTGSGHVVVVGGGIAGLAAAHRLLGRGARVTVLEASDRVGGKLLTGEIAGTRVDLGAESMLARRPEAVDLAREAGLGDRLQPPATATASLWTRGVLRPMPKGHVMGVPGSASAVAGVLSEEGLLRIERDADLPRTEVGEDIAVGEYVAARLGREVVDRLVEPLLGGVYAGDAYRISLRLAVPQLYAATRVHTSLTEAVREIQAKAAAAGQTGPVFMGIDGGVGRLPLAVAESVTARGGEILTGTPVTGLRRTAAAGPGTGAGTREAWRVVAGDRVLHADAVVLALPAPAAAALLRAEAPAAAAELAAVEYASMALVTLAYRADGVTLPEGSGFLVPPVDGHTIKASTFASRKWGWIAEQDPGLLVLRTSVGRYGETEVLGRSDADLVGLSRRDLREATGLDAEPVETRVTRWDDGLPQYPVGHHARVARVREHVGRLPGLAVCGAAYDGVGIPACIASAYAAVDGLGGESGALDALRADPVQSLHGGAGE; from the coding sequence ATGCGCGAAGAGGACACTCGTACGGGTTCGGGACACGTCGTGGTCGTCGGCGGAGGGATCGCGGGGCTGGCCGCCGCCCACCGCCTGCTGGGGCGGGGCGCACGCGTCACCGTCCTGGAGGCCTCGGACCGGGTCGGCGGCAAGCTGCTGACCGGCGAGATCGCGGGCACCCGCGTGGACCTCGGTGCCGAGTCGATGCTGGCGCGCCGCCCCGAGGCCGTGGACCTCGCCCGCGAGGCCGGGCTCGGCGACCGCCTTCAGCCGCCCGCCACCGCGACGGCCTCCCTGTGGACCCGCGGGGTCCTGCGCCCCATGCCCAAGGGCCATGTCATGGGCGTCCCCGGCAGCGCGTCCGCCGTCGCCGGCGTCCTCTCCGAAGAGGGACTGCTCCGCATCGAGCGCGACGCCGACCTGCCCCGCACGGAGGTGGGCGAGGACATCGCCGTGGGCGAGTACGTGGCGGCCCGCCTCGGCCGCGAGGTCGTCGACCGCCTCGTCGAACCCCTCCTCGGCGGCGTGTACGCGGGCGACGCCTACCGCATCTCGCTCCGCCTCGCCGTCCCCCAGCTCTACGCCGCCACCCGCGTGCACACCTCCCTCACCGAGGCCGTCCGCGAGATCCAGGCCAAGGCCGCCGCCGCCGGGCAGACCGGCCCGGTGTTCATGGGCATCGACGGCGGAGTGGGCCGACTGCCGCTCGCCGTCGCCGAGTCGGTGACGGCACGCGGGGGCGAGATCCTCACCGGGACTCCGGTGACCGGGCTGCGCCGGACCGCGGCTGCCGGGCCCGGTACCGGTGCGGGGACCCGTGAGGCCTGGCGCGTCGTCGCCGGAGACCGGGTCCTGCACGCCGACGCGGTCGTCCTCGCGCTGCCCGCCCCGGCCGCCGCCGCACTGCTGCGGGCCGAGGCCCCGGCCGCGGCGGCCGAGCTGGCCGCCGTGGAGTACGCGTCGATGGCCCTGGTGACCCTCGCCTACCGCGCCGACGGCGTCACCCTCCCCGAGGGCAGCGGATTCCTGGTCCCGCCGGTCGACGGGCACACCATCAAGGCGTCCACCTTCGCCTCCCGCAAGTGGGGCTGGATCGCCGAGCAGGACCCCGGTCTGCTGGTGCTGCGCACCTCCGTCGGGCGGTACGGCGAGACGGAGGTGCTCGGCCGCTCCGACGCCGACCTCGTCGGGTTGTCCCGGCGCGACCTGCGGGAGGCCACCGGGCTCGACGCCGAGCCGGTCGAGACCCGGGTGACCCGCTGGGACGACGGGCTGCCCCAGTACCCCGTCGGCCACCACGCGCGCGTGGCCCGCGTCCGCGAGCACGTCGGCAGGCTGCCCGGCCTCGCGGTCTGCGGCGCGGCCTACGACGGGGTGGGCATCCCCGCCTGCATCGCCTCCGCGTACGCCGCGGTGGACGGGCTCGGCGGTGAGTCCGGCGCCCTGGACGCGCTGCGGGCCGACCCGGTGCAGAGCCTGCACGGCGGCGCGGGAGAATAG
- a CDS encoding rhomboid family intramembrane serine protease, with the protein MVIPVHDVNPVRRTPYVTYALIAANVLVFLYTPGLAGSVAGDSALSQLCHLHAFMEHYAAVPQELIHHRMPRLVPTGGIGGGPYGSGCAVGPPDYAKSPPLSVLTAMFLHGSWLHLLGNMLFLLIFGNNIEDRLGHVRFTLFYVACGYAAAYGFALVNEDSGDPLIGASGAIAGVLGAYLVLYPRARVWVLVPFLVFLPLRLPAWLVLGFWFVLQAAYSSGAAVPAAGTVAYASHVVGFLAGMLLAWPLRPGTPPPPEPRRLLWGRQARHGW; encoded by the coding sequence GTGGTCATTCCCGTCCATGACGTGAACCCGGTGCGGCGCACGCCCTATGTGACGTACGCGCTGATCGCCGCCAATGTGCTCGTGTTCCTCTACACCCCCGGTCTCGCCGGATCGGTGGCGGGCGACAGCGCCCTGTCGCAGCTCTGTCATCTGCACGCGTTCATGGAGCACTACGCCGCGGTCCCGCAGGAACTGATCCATCATCGGATGCCCCGGCTGGTGCCGACCGGCGGGATCGGCGGCGGGCCGTACGGGTCGGGCTGCGCGGTGGGCCCGCCGGACTACGCCAAGTCGCCGCCGCTGTCGGTGCTCACGGCGATGTTCCTGCACGGGAGCTGGCTGCATCTGCTGGGCAACATGCTCTTCCTGCTGATCTTCGGCAACAACATCGAGGACCGGCTCGGACACGTGCGCTTCACGCTGTTCTACGTGGCCTGCGGCTACGCGGCGGCGTACGGGTTCGCGCTCGTGAACGAGGACTCGGGCGACCCGCTGATCGGCGCCTCGGGGGCGATCGCCGGGGTCCTGGGCGCCTATCTGGTGCTGTACCCGAGGGCCAGGGTCTGGGTCCTGGTGCCGTTCCTGGTGTTCCTGCCGCTCCGGCTGCCCGCGTGGCTCGTGCTGGGCTTCTGGTTCGTGCTCCAGGCGGCGTACTCGTCCGGCGCGGCCGTGCCCGCCGCGGGCACCGTGGCCTACGCGTCGCATGTCGTCGGCTTCCTCGCCGGCATGCTCCTGGCCTGGCCGCTGCGCCCCGGCACCCCGCCACCGCCGGAGCCGCGCCGCCTGCTGTGGGGCAGACAGGCACGGCACGGCTGGTGA
- the hemE gene encoding uroporphyrinogen decarboxylase codes for MSANHSPAGQQPTAMYESAFLKACRREPVPHTPVWFMRQAGRSLPEFLKVREGIPMLESCMRPELVAEITLQPVRRHNVDAAIYYSDIVVPLKAIGVDLDIKPGVGPVVQNPIRTRADLAQLRDLTPEDVWYVTEAIGLLTAELGDTPLIGFAGAPFTLASYLVEGGPSKNHEHTKALMYGDPQLWADLLDRLAEITSTFLKVQIEAGASAVQLFDSWVGALAPADYRRSVMPASTKVFDAVAPYGVPRIHFGVGTGELLGLMGEAGADVVGVDWRVPLDEAARRVGPGKALQGNLDPAVLFSTPEAVEAKTREVLDAAAGLEGHVFNLGHGVLPSMNPDALTRLVEYVHTQTAR; via the coding sequence GTGAGCGCCAACCACAGCCCCGCCGGGCAGCAGCCGACAGCCATGTACGAGTCCGCCTTCCTCAAGGCGTGCAGGCGCGAGCCCGTGCCGCACACGCCCGTGTGGTTCATGCGGCAGGCCGGTCGCTCACTGCCCGAGTTCCTCAAGGTGCGCGAGGGCATCCCCATGCTGGAGTCCTGCATGCGGCCCGAGCTGGTCGCCGAGATCACCCTGCAGCCGGTCCGCCGGCACAACGTGGACGCCGCGATCTACTACAGCGACATCGTCGTCCCGCTGAAGGCCATCGGCGTCGACCTGGACATCAAGCCGGGCGTCGGCCCGGTCGTCCAGAACCCGATCCGCACCCGTGCCGACCTGGCCCAGCTGCGTGATCTGACCCCCGAGGACGTCTGGTACGTCACCGAGGCGATCGGGCTCCTGACGGCCGAACTCGGTGACACCCCCCTCATCGGCTTCGCGGGCGCGCCTTTCACCCTCGCGAGTTACCTCGTGGAGGGCGGTCCGTCCAAGAACCACGAGCACACCAAGGCGCTCATGTACGGCGACCCGCAACTGTGGGCCGACCTGCTCGACCGTCTCGCCGAGATCACCTCCACCTTCCTGAAGGTGCAGATCGAGGCGGGCGCGAGCGCCGTCCAGCTCTTCGACTCCTGGGTCGGCGCCCTGGCCCCCGCGGACTACCGCCGTTCGGTGATGCCCGCGTCCACCAAGGTCTTCGACGCCGTCGCCCCGTACGGAGTGCCGCGCATCCACTTCGGGGTCGGCACCGGTGAACTGCTCGGTCTCATGGGCGAGGCCGGCGCGGACGTGGTCGGCGTCGACTGGCGCGTCCCGCTCGACGAGGCGGCCCGCCGTGTAGGCCCCGGCAAGGCACTCCAGGGCAACCTCGACCCGGCGGTCCTGTTCTCCACCCCCGAGGCCGTCGAGGCGAAGACCCGCGAGGTGCTCGACGCCGCCGCCGGTCTGGAGGGTCACGTCTTCAACCTCGGCCACGGCGTCCTGCCGAGCATGAACCCGGACGCGCTGACCCGCCTGGTGGAGTACGTCCACACGCAGACGGCCCGCTAG
- a CDS encoding FAD-dependent oxidoreductase encodes MSLSGTRDTSGTSGRGDASGGGRERLVVIGGDAAGMSAASQARRLRGPDELEIVAFERGHFTSYSACGIPYWVGGDVPERDRLIARTPEEHRERAIDLRMRTEVTRIDVAGTRVRSRDLGTGAETWTSYDRLVIATGARPVRPDLPGADAPGVHGVQTLDDGQALLDTLASTEGRRAVVVGAGYIGVEMAEALINRGYEVTVVNRGEEPMSTLDPDMGRLVRTAMEGLGITMVGGAEVTEFLTGEDGRVRAVVTDAATYPADVVVLGIGVRPETALARAAGLPVGEHGGLLTDLAMRVRGHDDIWAGGDCVEVLDLVSGRERHIALGTHANKHGQVIGSNVGGGYATFPGVVGTAVSKVCDLEIARTGLREKDAHRVGLRFETVTIESTSRAGYYPDAALMTVKMLAERRTGRLLGVQIVGREGAAKRVDVAAVALTAGMTVEQMTALDLGYAPPFSPVWDPVLVAARKAVAKVRQGAR; translated from the coding sequence ATGAGCCTGAGCGGTACGAGGGATACGAGCGGTACGAGCGGCAGAGGCGACGCGAGCGGCGGGGGCCGGGAACGACTGGTCGTGATCGGCGGTGACGCGGCGGGCATGTCCGCCGCGTCACAGGCCCGGCGGCTGCGGGGCCCGGACGAGCTGGAGATCGTGGCGTTCGAGCGGGGCCACTTCACGTCGTACTCGGCGTGCGGCATCCCGTACTGGGTGGGCGGCGACGTCCCCGAACGCGACCGGCTGATCGCGCGGACGCCCGAGGAGCACCGTGAGCGCGCCATCGACCTGCGGATGCGTACGGAGGTCACCCGGATCGACGTCGCGGGTACCCGGGTGCGCTCCAGGGACCTGGGTACCGGGGCCGAGACGTGGACGTCGTACGACCGGCTCGTGATCGCGACCGGCGCGCGTCCGGTCCGGCCCGACCTGCCGGGCGCCGACGCGCCGGGCGTGCACGGCGTGCAGACCCTGGACGACGGGCAGGCCCTGCTCGACACGCTGGCGTCGACCGAGGGCCGCCGTGCCGTGGTCGTGGGCGCGGGCTACATCGGCGTGGAGATGGCCGAGGCGCTCATCAACCGCGGGTACGAGGTGACCGTCGTCAACCGGGGCGAGGAACCGATGTCCACGCTCGACCCGGACATGGGCCGTCTGGTGCGCACCGCCATGGAGGGCCTCGGGATCACCATGGTCGGCGGCGCCGAGGTCACCGAGTTCCTCACCGGGGAGGACGGACGGGTCCGCGCGGTCGTCACGGACGCGGCCACGTACCCCGCGGACGTGGTGGTGCTCGGCATCGGCGTACGCCCCGAGACGGCTCTCGCGCGCGCGGCGGGGCTGCCGGTCGGTGAACACGGCGGGCTGCTCACCGATCTGGCGATGCGGGTGCGCGGGCACGACGACATCTGGGCGGGCGGCGACTGCGTCGAGGTGCTCGACCTGGTCTCGGGACGGGAGCGGCACATCGCGCTGGGCACCCACGCGAACAAGCACGGGCAGGTGATCGGCTCCAACGTGGGCGGCGGATACGCCACGTTCCCCGGTGTCGTCGGCACGGCCGTGAGCAAGGTCTGCGATCTGGAGATCGCCCGCACCGGGCTGCGCGAGAAGGACGCGCACCGGGTGGGGCTGCGGTTCGAGACCGTCACCATCGAGTCGACGAGCCGCGCGGGTTACTACCCGGACGCCGCCCTCATGACGGTGAAGATGCTCGCGGAGCGGCGCACGGGGCGGCTGCTCGGCGTGCAGATCGTCGGCCGGGAGGGCGCGGCGAAGCGGGTGGACGTCGCGGCGGTGGCGCTGACCGCCGGCATGACGGTGGAACAGATGACGGCACTGGACCTCGGCTACGCGCCCCCCTTCTCCCCGGTCTGGGACCCGGTCCTGGTGGCGGCCCGCAAAGCGGTGGCGAAGGTACGGCAGGGCGCCCGGTGA
- the hemQ gene encoding hydrogen peroxide-dependent heme synthase, with protein sequence MSDDAPTTESGRVPNKGKLAKDLNETIRYTLWSVFRLKDVLPEDRTGYADEVQELFDQLAAKDVTVRGTYDVSGLRADADVMIWWHAETSDQLQEAYNLFRRTRLGRALDPVWSNMALHRPAEFNRSHIPAFLADETPRDYVSVYPFVRSYDWYLLADEDRRRMLADHGKMARGYPDVRANTVASFSLGDYEWILAFEADELYRIVDLMRHLRASEARMHVREEVPFYTGRRKDVAELVAGLA encoded by the coding sequence ATGAGTGACGACGCCCCCACCACCGAGTCCGGCAGGGTCCCGAACAAGGGCAAGCTGGCCAAGGACCTCAACGAGACCATCCGCTACACCCTGTGGTCCGTCTTCCGGCTGAAGGACGTACTGCCCGAGGACCGCACGGGTTACGCCGACGAGGTCCAGGAGCTGTTCGACCAACTCGCCGCGAAGGACGTCACCGTCCGCGGCACCTACGACGTGTCGGGGCTGCGCGCCGACGCCGACGTCATGATCTGGTGGCACGCGGAGACCAGCGACCAGCTCCAGGAGGCGTACAACCTGTTCCGGCGCACCCGGCTGGGCCGCGCCCTGGACCCGGTCTGGTCGAACATGGCGCTGCACCGGCCCGCCGAGTTCAACCGCTCGCACATCCCGGCGTTCCTCGCCGACGAGACGCCCCGCGACTACGTCAGCGTCTACCCCTTCGTGCGCTCGTACGACTGGTACCTGCTGGCCGACGAGGACCGCCGCCGGATGCTCGCCGACCACGGCAAGATGGCCCGCGGGTACCCCGACGTGCGCGCCAACACGGTCGCCTCGTTCTCGCTCGGCGACTACGAGTGGATCCTCGCCTTCGAGGCCGACGAGCTGTACCGCATCGTCGACCTGATGCGGCACCTGCGCGCCTCCGAGGCCCGGATGCACGTGCGCGAAGAGGTCCCCTTCTACACCGGCCGCCGCAAGGACGTCGCCGAACTGGTCGCGGGTCTCGCCTGA
- a CDS encoding ribonuclease D, translating to MTDAQETAADSSLRTTGGGPPDDVETAPTPLLEPREGIPPVIADDTALAGVIAAFAAGTGPVAVDAERASGYRYGQRAYLVQLRREGAGSALIDPVACPDLSGLGAAISGAEWVLHAATQDLPCLREIGMIPTSLFDTELAGRLAGFPRVGLGAMVESVLGFVLEKGHSAVDWSTRPLPEPWLRYAALDVELLVDLRDALEKELDRQGKLDWARQEFDAIAQAEPAPPRKDPWRRTSGMHKVRRRRQMAVVRELWETRDRVAQRRDISPGKVLGDAAIVEAALAVPANLHALAALNGFGHRMGRRQLEQWQAAVDRAKELPDNELPQPGQPVTGPPPPRAWADKDPAAAARLSAARTAVSALAEKLNMPQENLITPDTVRRVCWEPPATPDTESVGAALRACGARPWQVELVTPVLVTALSLKTAP from the coding sequence GTGACCGACGCCCAAGAGACCGCAGCAGACAGCTCACTGCGAACCACCGGAGGCGGCCCTCCGGACGACGTCGAAACGGCGCCGACCCCTTTGCTTGAGCCCCGAGAAGGCATTCCGCCCGTGATCGCCGACGACACCGCGCTCGCCGGGGTGATCGCCGCCTTCGCCGCGGGGACCGGCCCGGTGGCCGTCGACGCCGAACGCGCGTCCGGGTACCGATACGGCCAGCGCGCCTATCTGGTGCAGTTGCGCCGCGAGGGCGCCGGCAGCGCGCTGATCGACCCCGTCGCCTGTCCCGACCTGTCCGGTCTCGGTGCGGCGATCTCCGGGGCCGAGTGGGTGCTGCACGCCGCCACCCAGGACCTGCCCTGTCTCCGCGAGATAGGCATGATCCCCACCAGCCTCTTCGACACCGAGCTGGCCGGACGCCTGGCCGGGTTCCCCCGGGTGGGTCTCGGCGCGATGGTCGAGAGCGTCCTCGGCTTCGTCCTGGAGAAGGGCCACTCCGCCGTCGACTGGTCGACGCGCCCGCTGCCCGAGCCCTGGCTGCGCTACGCCGCGCTCGACGTGGAGCTCCTCGTCGACCTGCGCGACGCACTGGAGAAGGAACTCGACCGGCAGGGCAAGCTGGACTGGGCCCGGCAGGAGTTCGACGCCATCGCGCAGGCCGAGCCCGCGCCGCCGCGCAAGGACCCCTGGCGCCGTACGTCGGGGATGCACAAGGTGCGCCGCCGACGGCAGATGGCCGTCGTCCGGGAGCTGTGGGAGACCCGGGACCGGGTCGCGCAGCGCCGGGACATCTCTCCGGGCAAGGTGCTCGGGGACGCGGCGATCGTCGAGGCCGCGCTGGCCGTGCCCGCCAACCTGCACGCCCTGGCCGCGCTGAACGGCTTCGGGCACCGCATGGGCCGGCGCCAGCTGGAGCAGTGGCAGGCCGCGGTCGACCGGGCGAAGGAGCTGCCGGACAACGAGCTCCCGCAGCCCGGACAGCCGGTGACCGGGCCTCCCCCGCCGCGGGCCTGGGCCGACAAGGACCCGGCCGCCGCGGCCCGGCTCTCCGCTGCGCGGACCGCCGTATCGGCGCTGGCCGAGAAGCTGAACATGCCGCAGGAGAACCTGATCACCCCGGACACCGTGCGGCGCGTGTGCTGGGAGCCGCCCGCGACACCCGACACGGAGTCCGTGGGCGCGGCGCTCAGGGCCTGCGGGGCGCGGCCCTGGCAGGTCGAACTGGTCACGCCGGTGCTGGTGACCGCGCTGTCCCTGAAGACCGCCCCGTAG
- a CDS encoding DUF3000 domain-containing protein — MAAAQGRLSDGAGGMDDAKEKKEEDRNAAETAPGPFRAAVEALRAARLRPDIEIDPTRPPQRLAPYSYALEAAVVADDEDLADGRLVLLHDPAGHDAWQGSFRLVTLVRAELEPEMAADPLLPEVCWSWLTGALQARGLSYGEASGTVTRASSHYFGGLAERPAASQIEIRASWTPREGLGGVPDTAAHLAGWCDLLCQIAGLPPVTPGDASVVTLPQRRGPQSR, encoded by the coding sequence ATGGCTGCGGCTCAGGGACGACTGTCGGACGGCGCTGGCGGAATGGACGACGCGAAGGAGAAGAAGGAGGAGGACAGGAATGCGGCGGAGACGGCCCCGGGGCCCTTCCGGGCGGCCGTCGAGGCACTGAGGGCCGCCCGGCTGCGGCCCGACATCGAGATCGACCCGACGCGACCACCTCAGCGGCTGGCCCCGTACTCGTACGCGCTGGAGGCCGCGGTCGTCGCCGACGACGAGGACCTGGCCGACGGCCGCCTCGTGCTGCTGCACGACCCGGCCGGGCACGACGCGTGGCAGGGCTCCTTCCGTCTGGTGACCCTGGTCCGCGCTGAGCTGGAGCCGGAGATGGCCGCCGACCCGTTGCTGCCCGAGGTCTGCTGGTCATGGCTGACCGGCGCGCTCCAGGCCCGCGGTCTCTCGTACGGCGAGGCGAGCGGCACCGTCACGCGCGCGAGCTCGCACTATTTCGGCGGGCTCGCGGAGCGCCCGGCCGCCTCGCAGATCGAGATCCGCGCGTCGTGGACACCCCGTGAGGGACTCGGCGGCGTCCCCGACACGGCCGCGCACCTCGCGGGCTGGTGCGACCTGCTGTGCCAGATCGCCGGACTGCCGCCGGTGACTCCGGGTGACGCCTCGGTGGTCACCTTGCCGCAGCGCCGGGGACCACAGTCCCGCTGA
- a CDS encoding response regulator transcription factor has product MSVLLEQPASLVAYRPNKPTAMVVVADPRVRSTVTRHLWALGVRDVIEASSVAEARPRIGNPRDICVADVHLPDGSGLTLLSETRAAGWPNGLALSAADDIGAVRNALAGGVKGYVVTGTRTNVGLPTRPGAAPIGSAAARMHRRPPGAPSHPGGYRELSGREVEVLRLVAEGQSNKAIGVSMGLSALTVKSHLARIARKLGTGDRAGMVAVALRTGIIH; this is encoded by the coding sequence GTGTCCGTTCTCCTCGAGCAGCCCGCAAGCCTGGTCGCCTACCGCCCGAACAAGCCGACCGCCATGGTGGTCGTGGCCGACCCCCGGGTCCGCTCCACCGTCACCCGCCATCTGTGGGCGCTCGGAGTGCGCGACGTCATCGAGGCGTCGTCCGTCGCGGAGGCCCGTCCCCGAATCGGCAACCCGCGTGACATCTGCGTCGCCGACGTCCATCTGCCGGACGGTTCCGGCCTCACCCTCCTCTCCGAGACCCGGGCCGCCGGATGGCCCAACGGCCTCGCCCTCTCCGCCGCCGACGACATCGGCGCTGTACGCAACGCCCTCGCGGGCGGCGTCAAGGGCTACGTCGTCACCGGCACCCGTACGAACGTCGGGCTCCCCACACGGCCCGGCGCCGCTCCCATCGGCTCCGCCGCCGCCCGCATGCACCGCCGCCCCCCGGGTGCCCCGAGCCACCCGGGCGGCTACCGCGAACTGTCCGGACGAGAGGTCGAGGTCCTTCGACTGGTCGCGGAGGGCCAGTCGAACAAGGCCATCGGCGTCTCCATGGGCCTGTCCGCACTCACCGTCAAGAGCCACCTCGCCCGCATCGCCCGCAAGCTGGGCACGGGTGACCGCGCCGGAATGGTCGCGGTGGCCCTGCGGACCGGAATCATCCACTGA
- a CDS encoding thiolase family protein — translation MPRTVRDVVFVDGVRTPFGKAGPKGIYHETRADDLVVKAIRELLRRNPGLDPKKIDEVAIAATTQIGDQGLTLGRTAGILAGLPQSVPGYSIDRMCAGALTAVTATAGSIAFGAYDAVIAGGVEHMGRHPMGEGVDPNPRFVSEKLVDESALFMGMTAENLHDRYPTITKLRADEYAVRSQEKAAKAYANGKIQQDLVPISVRNTNAEVGETGWGLVTADEPMRPGTTLENLSGLKTPFRVHGRVTAGNAAGLNDGATASILASEDFARENNLPVKMRLVSYAFAGVEPEVMGYGPIPATEKALAKAGLSIEDINLFEINEAFAVQVLAFLEHYGIADDDARVNQYGGAIAYGHPLASSGVRLMTQLARQFEEQPEVRYGLTTMCVGFGMGATVIWENPHHKDAGGDK, via the coding sequence GTGCCTCGTACCGTCAGGGACGTCGTCTTCGTAGACGGCGTCCGCACCCCGTTCGGCAAGGCGGGCCCGAAGGGCATCTACCACGAGACCCGTGCCGACGACCTCGTCGTGAAGGCCATCCGGGAGCTGCTGCGCCGCAACCCCGGTCTTGACCCCAAGAAGATCGACGAGGTCGCCATCGCGGCGACCACGCAGATCGGTGACCAGGGTCTGACGCTGGGCCGCACGGCCGGCATCCTCGCCGGGCTGCCGCAGTCGGTCCCCGGCTACTCCATCGACCGCATGTGCGCCGGCGCCCTGACGGCCGTCACCGCCACCGCGGGCTCCATCGCGTTCGGCGCGTACGACGCCGTCATCGCCGGTGGTGTCGAGCACATGGGGCGCCACCCCATGGGCGAGGGCGTGGACCCGAACCCGCGCTTCGTCAGCGAGAAGCTGGTCGACGAGTCCGCCCTGTTCATGGGCATGACCGCCGAGAACCTGCACGACCGCTACCCGACCATCACCAAGCTGCGCGCCGACGAGTACGCCGTGCGCTCGCAGGAGAAGGCCGCCAAGGCCTACGCCAACGGCAAGATCCAGCAGGACCTGGTGCCGATCTCGGTGCGCAACACCAACGCGGAGGTCGGTGAGACGGGCTGGGGCCTGGTCACCGCCGACGAGCCGATGCGTCCGGGCACCACGCTGGAGAACCTGTCCGGCCTGAAGACCCCGTTCCGCGTCCACGGCCGGGTCACCGCCGGCAACGCGGCCGGTCTGAACGACGGTGCGACCGCGTCGATCCTCGCCTCCGAGGACTTCGCCCGCGAGAACAACCTGCCGGTCAAGATGCGCCTGGTCTCGTACGCCTTCGCGGGCGTCGAGCCGGAGGTCATGGGCTACGGCCCGATCCCGGCCACCGAGAAGGCCCTCGCCAAGGCCGGTCTGTCGATCGAGGACATCAACCTCTTCGAGATCAACGAGGCCTTCGCCGTCCAGGTGCTCGCGTTCCTGGAGCACTACGGCATCGCCGACGACGACGCGCGCGTCAACCAGTACGGCGGCGCCATCGCGTACGGCCACCCGCTCGCCTCCTCCGGCGTCCGTCTGATGACGCAGCTGGCCCGCCAGTTCGAGGAGCAGCCGGAGGTCCGTTACGGCCTCACGACCATGTGCGTCGGCTTCGGCATGGGCGCCACGGTCATCTGGGAGAACCCGCACCACAAGGACGCCGGAGGCGACAAGTGA